Proteins encoded in a region of the Drosophila sechellia strain sech25 chromosome 2L, ASM438219v1, whole genome shotgun sequence genome:
- the LOC6611477 gene encoding oxygen-dependent coproporphyrinogen-III oxidase has product MNALRHTISLVSLGTFQLVRRTRGPHARGFLLGTGLGLASFSAVTYAHSAEAVNPKVNGVQMDTSRFMAEPITDSKALLGDKENMRHRMEILIMEIQAEFCRALEAEENCGQKFKVDRWERPEGGGGITCVLQDGDVFEKAGVNISVVTGSLPPAAVQQMRARGKNLKEGTSLPFFASGVSAVIHPRNPHVPTIHFNYRYFEVETAKGEKQWWFGGGTDLTPYYLCEKDASHFHQTLKSACDEHDATYYPRFKKWCDDYFRIKHRNESRGIGGIFFDDIDSPNQTAAFNFVSSCARAVIPSYVPLVRKHKNREYGNNERQWQLLRRGRYVEFNLIYDRGTKFGLYTPGARYESILMSLPLHARWEYMHEPKSQSEEGKLMKVLKNPKDWV; this is encoded by the coding sequence ATGAACGCACTTCGTCACACGATATCCCTGGTATCGCTGGGCACCTTTCAACTGGTGCGCCGGACCAGGGGGCCCCACGCCAGAGGCTTTCTCCTCGGGACGGGACTGGGCCTGGCCAGCTTTTCGGCGGTCACGTACGCACATTCCGCGGAGGCGGTCAACCCAAAGGTCAACGGGGTGCAGATGGACACCTCGCGGTTCATGGCCGAGCCCATCACCGACTCAAAGGCACTGCTGGGGGACAAGGAGAACATGCGTCATCGCATGGAGATCCTGATCATGGAGATTCAGGCGGAGTTCTGCCGCGCCCTGGAGGCGGAGGAGAACTGTGGCCAGAAGTTCAAGGTGGATCGGTGGGAGCGGCCTGAGGGCGGAGGCGGCATCACTTGCGTCCTGCAGGATGGCGATGTGTTCGAGAAGGCGGGCGTCAATATATCCGTGGTCACAGGTTCGTTGCCCCCGGCTGCAGTACAACAGATGCGGGCTCGCGGCAAGAATCTGAAGGAAGGAACCTCTTTGCCGTTCTTTGCCAGCGGCGTGAGTGCCGTGATCCATCCGAGGAATCCCCATGTCCCCACCATCCACTTCAACTATCGTTATTTCGAAGTGGAAACTGCCAAGGGGGAGAAGCAGTGGTGGTTTGGTGGTGGCACAGATCTGACGCCCTATTACCTCTGCGAGAAGGACGCCTCCCACTTTCATCAGACCCTGAAGTCCGCCTGCGATGAGCACGATGCCACCTACTACCCGCGCTTTAAGAAATGGTGCGACGATTACTTCCGCATCAAGCATCGCAACGAGAGCCGCGGCATTGGCGGAATCTTTTTCGACGACATCGATTCGCCCAACCAGACGGCGGCCTTCAACTTTGTGTCAAGCTGCGCCAGGGCCGTGATTCCCTCCTACGTGCCGCTGGTACGAAAGCACAAGAATCGGGAGTATGGCAACAACGAACGCCAGTGGCAATTGCTGCGCCGCGGGCGCTACGTGGAGTTCAATCTGATCTACGATCGTGGCACCAAGTTCGGCCTATACACGCCTGGAGCCCGGTACGAGAGCATCCTG